A portion of the Phycodurus eques isolate BA_2022a chromosome 3, UOR_Pequ_1.1, whole genome shotgun sequence genome contains these proteins:
- the ulk1a gene encoding LOW QUALITY PROTEIN: serine/threonine-protein kinase ULK1a (The sequence of the model RefSeq protein was modified relative to this genomic sequence to represent the inferred CDS: deleted 1 base in 1 codon), translating to MGSLMESVGTFEFSRKDLIGHGAFAVVFKGRHKEKHEWEVAVKCINKKHLAKAHSPLGKEIQILKELKHGNIVRLLDYQEMGGCVYLVMEYCNGGDLAEYLQSKGTLSEDTIRVFFQQIAQAMKVLQSKGILHRDLKPQNILLCHPKGRRSSSINTSVKIADFGFARYLQTNTMAATLCGSPMYMAPEVITSHKYDAKADLWSIGTIIYQCLTGKAPFHANTPQELRLFYECNRTLVPSIPKETSSDLRQLLLGLLQRNHKDRISFDVFFRHPFLETGWASRKCSPAPTRFSPSSASGSSSSSSSASHPASPQLKEIANQDSRNSSSFTEDYVMVHPESPGDYTSEEDRGSPVEGCLIYARSPLMTERVLEAVGGTPPSSPMLQRHAKPSGNPALCDRSRSEPIPVPTQIQNLRRMEQHLQASGSQGSTMVRLCYPGSSESSSPCRGCGSHDACIAAYSSSPTRKGAQALRSSPRVGTTPRTSEQTLPLSTRTGWAAESPDERDSPSHKQDNSRRTMLSDLRSPSLAPCFPTNHSSKPSDKRGQFKRSQNFGRLSDILLKDAFGAQLLERRSNESLCRERTVDFAAPPAGFHTGFVASGSPPAAVFSLGSPATGNTPPDPMFPRMLTGSPSRISAAWLRSSPLHCQRSCRSSETEAMDAAPHCSLVFCPPELPEDTLMEQVHTDALSDLQFTLAFVHCITELASSKDPVLDPISSPEVSFLEHSLLTDQISLLSREWSYAEQLLLYLKAVESLSTALHKAKENIQQGRLLPSTTVKQVLKKLNELYKSCVTCCRSLSDRLKSFLMDKQKLMDRFNGLTAEKLIYCHTVHMVQSAALDEMFHCGTEIVQRYHKALLLLEGLSRFVTKEKDIDSIKRCKQCIEGRLSALQT from the exons ATGGGATCCCTCATGGAGTCCGTCGGCACGTTTGAGTTCAGCAGGAAAGACCTGATTGGTCACGGTGCCTTTGCAGTGGTTTTCAAAGGACGACACAAGGAG AAACATGAGTGGGAAGTGGCTGTCAAGTGCATCAACAAGAAACATTTGGCCAAAGCCCATTCTCCACTTGGAAAAGAAATCCAAATCCTAAAG GAACTCAAGCATGGGAATATCGTGCGACTCCTCGACTATCAG GAAATGGGCGGGTGTGTGTATCTTGTCATGGAG TATTGCAATGGCGGTGACCTGGCTGAGTACCTTCAAT CCAAAGGGACATTAAGCGAGGACACAATCCGAGTTTTCTTCCAGCAGATCGCTCAGGCCATGAAGGTGCTACAGAGCAAAGGCATCCTTCACAGGGACTTGAAACCACAGAACATCTTGCTCTGCCACCCAAAGGGACGGAGGTCCAGTTCCATCAACACCAGTGTCAAGATAG ctgactttggctttGCGCGTTATCTTCAGACAAACACCATGGCAGCAACGCTGTGTGGCTCTCCCATGTACATG GCTCCCGAGGTCATCACGTCCCACAAATATGATGCCAAAGCCGATCTGTGGAGCATAGGCACCATTATCTACCAGTGTCTGACTGGAAAGGCGCCATTTCAC GCGAACACACCACAGGAACTCCGCCTCTTCTATGAATGCAACAGAACCCTTGTACCAAG CATCCCAAAGGAGACTTCAAGTGACCTCAGACAGCTACTGTTGGGACTTCTTCAGAGAAACCATAAGGATAGGATCAGCTTTG ATGTGTTTTTCCGTCATCCTTTCTTGGAAACGGGCTGGGCCTCTAGAAAGT GCTCTCCAGCTCCGACGCGCTTCTCCCCCAGTTCCGCCTCAGGCAGCTCCTCTAGCAGCTCCTCCGCATCCCATCCAGCCTCTCCTCAA TTGAAAGAAATCGCCAATCAAGACAGCAGGAATAGTTCATCTTTCACTGAAGACTATGTCATGGTCCATCCCGAGTCTCCTG GTGACTACACGTCTGAGGAAGACCGTGGCTCACCCGTTGAAGGCTGCCTGATATACGCGAG AAGCCCGCTGATGACAGAGAGAGTTCTTGAAGCAGTTGGCGGGACACCTCCCTCCTCTCCCATGCTGCAGCGTCACGCCAAGCCTTCTGG GAATCCTGCGCTGTGTGACCGCAGCCGTTCGGAGCCTATTCCCGTCCCAACTCAGATCCAGAACCTCCGGCGTATGGAGCAGCATCTGCAAGCTTCAGGCTCACAAGGCTCCACCAT GGTCCGCCTCTGTTATCCTGGATCTAGTGAAAGTTCTTCACCATGCAGAGGATGTGGATCTCACGATGCCTGCATTGCCGCCTACTCCTCAAGTCCCACAAGAAAAGGAGCCCAGGCACTCCGGTCCTCCCCACGTG TGGGAACTACCCCGAGGACTTCGGAGCAGACTCTACCTCTTAGTACAAGAACTGGATGGGCCGCAGAGTCTCCCGACGAGAGGGACAGCCCCAGCCACAAG caGGACAATTCACGCAGGACGATGTTGTCAGACCTGCGTAGCCCTAGCCTTGCTCCCTGCTTCCCT ACCAACCACAGCAGTAAACCCTCCGACAAAAGAGGGCAGTTTAAAAG ATCACAGAACTTTGGCAGACTGTCTGACATTTTGCTTAAAGATGCATTCGGAGCTCAACTTCTTGAACGGAGGAGTAATGAAAGCTTATGCCGTGAAAGGACGGTGGACTTTGCAG CTCCACCTGCTGGCTTCCATACAGGATTTGTGGCATCGGGTAGCCCACCGGCTGCAGTCTTCTCCTTGGGTTCTCCAGCTACTGGAAACACTCCTCCTGATCCCATGTTCCCAAGGATGCTGACAG GCTCGCCCAGCCGCATTAGCGCCGCCTGGTTGCGCAGCAGTCCCCTTCATTGTCAAAGAAGCTGTAGAAGCAGCGAGACTGAAGCCATGGATGCCGCTCCACACTGCAGTTTGGTCTTTTGTCCACCTGAGCTACCAGAAGATACGCTAATGGAG CAGGTCCATACCGATGCTCTGAGTGACCTCCAGTTCACACTGGCTTTTGTGCACTGTATCACGGAATTGGCTTCTTCGAAGGACCCTGTGCTGGATCCCATCAGCAGCCCTGAGGTTTCCTTTTTAGAACACAGTCTGTTGACAGATCAAATAAGCCTCTTAAGTCGAGAATGGAG CTACGCAGAACAGTTATTGTTGTACTTGAAAGCGGTGGAGTCTCTGTCAACAGCTCTGCACAAGGCCAAAGAAAATATCCAGCAAGGGCGACTGCTTCCTTCAACTACGGTCAAACAAG TGCTTAAGAAGCTGAATGAGTTGTACAAGAGCTGCGTTACTTGCTGTCGCTCCCTGAGTGATCGGCTGAAGAGTTTTTTAATGGACAAGCAGAAGCTTATGGATCGCTTCAATGGCCTCACGGCAGAAAAGCTCATCTATTGCCACACTGTGCACATG GTACAGTCTGCAGCTTTAGATGAGATGTTCCACTGTGGTACAGAAATCGTTCAGCGCTACCATAAAGCTCTTCTGCTTCTGGAGGGTCTGTCCCGGTTCGTCACAAAGGAAAAGGATATTGACAGTATAAAAAGAT GCAAGCAGTGTATTGAAGGACGCCTCTCTGCTCTGCAAACTTAG